A section of the Flavobacterium sp. CG_23.5 genome encodes:
- a CDS encoding transketolase translates to MKPNTQQLNDLTIQVRRDILRMVHAVNSGHPGGSLGCTEFLVALYQNLMERKEGFDMDGIGEDLFFLSNGHISPVFYSVLARTGYFPISELATFRLINSRLQGHPTTHDSLPGVRIASGSLGQGLSVGIGAAQAKKLNGDNHIIYTLHGDGELQEGQNWEAIMYASAKKVDNIIATIDLNGKQIDGTTDEVLAMGSIRAKFEAFDWDVLEIEKGNDLEAIIAGMTDAKTRTGKGKPVCVLLHTEMGNGVDFMMNTHAWHGKAPNDAQLDNALGQNYNTGGNSDY, encoded by the coding sequence ATGAAGCCTAACACACAACAATTAAACGATTTAACTATCCAAGTCAGAAGAGACATTCTTCGAATGGTACACGCAGTCAACTCAGGACATCCTGGAGGATCTCTTGGCTGTACTGAATTTCTTGTCGCCTTGTACCAAAATCTAATGGAACGTAAAGAAGGTTTTGATATGGACGGTATTGGAGAAGATCTTTTCTTCCTTTCTAACGGACATATTTCTCCTGTATTTTATAGCGTTTTGGCTAGAACTGGGTATTTCCCAATTTCTGAATTAGCAACGTTCCGTTTGATCAATTCAAGATTACAAGGACATCCAACTACTCACGACAGTTTACCGGGAGTGAGAATTGCGTCAGGATCTCTTGGACAAGGATTATCAGTAGGAATTGGTGCCGCTCAAGCTAAAAAATTAAATGGTGACAACCATATTATTTACACGCTTCACGGAGATGGTGAGTTACAAGAAGGTCAAAACTGGGAAGCAATTATGTATGCTTCTGCAAAAAAGGTAGATAATATTATTGCTACAATCGATTTAAACGGAAAACAAATTGACGGAACTACTGATGAAGTTTTAGCAATGGGAAGTATTCGCGCTAAATTTGAAGCATTTGATTGGGATGTTTTGGAAATTGAAAAAGGAAACGACCTTGAAGCAATCATTGCAGGTATGACAGATGCTAAAACAAGAACTGGAAAAGGAAAACCGGTTTGTGTATTGTTGCATACTGAAATGGGTAACGGAGTAGATTTTATGATGAATACTCACGCTTGGCACGGTAAAGCACCAAATGATGCGCAACTTGACAATGCTTTAGGACAAAATTATAATACTGGAGGTAATTCAGACTATTAG
- a CDS encoding transketolase family protein yields MKKYTNTGSKDTRSGFGAGMTELGQKNENVVALCADLIGSLKFDDFKKNHPERFFQIGIAEANMIGIAAGLTIGGKIPFTGTFANFSTGRVYDQIRQSVAYSEKNVKICASHAGLTLGEDGATHQILEDIGLMKMLPGMTVINTCDYNQTKAATLAIADHHGPVYLRFGRPVVPNFMPADEPFEIGKAILLNEGTNVTIVATGHLVWEALIAAEALEAKGISAEVINIHTIKPLDEAAILKSLAKTKCIVTAEEHNILGGLGESVSRVLALHHPAPQEFVAVNDSFGESGTPEQLMDKYKLNNQAIVEAVERVIKRK; encoded by the coding sequence ATGAAAAAATATACAAATACAGGAAGTAAAGATACTCGTTCGGGTTTTGGAGCGGGAATGACTGAGTTAGGTCAAAAGAATGAAAATGTGGTTGCACTTTGTGCGGATTTAATTGGTTCTTTAAAATTTGATGACTTCAAGAAAAATCATCCAGAGCGTTTTTTCCAAATTGGTATTGCTGAAGCAAACATGATTGGAATCGCAGCAGGATTAACGATTGGTGGTAAAATTCCTTTTACAGGAACTTTCGCTAACTTTTCTACAGGAAGAGTGTATGACCAAATTCGTCAATCAGTTGCTTATTCTGAAAAAAATGTGAAAATTTGTGCTTCACATGCAGGATTAACTTTAGGAGAAGATGGCGCAACACACCAAATTCTTGAAGATATAGGTTTGATGAAAATGTTACCGGGAATGACTGTAATCAATACTTGTGATTACAATCAAACTAAAGCGGCTACATTAGCAATTGCAGATCACCATGGTCCAGTTTACTTGCGTTTTGGTCGTCCGGTAGTTCCTAATTTCATGCCAGCTGATGAGCCTTTCGAAATTGGAAAAGCAATACTTTTAAACGAAGGAACTAACGTAACTATTGTTGCTACAGGACATCTAGTTTGGGAAGCGCTAATTGCTGCTGAAGCATTAGAAGCTAAAGGAATTTCGGCTGAAGTTATCAATATTCATACAATCAAGCCACTTGACGAAGCAGCGATTTTGAAATCATTGGCAAAAACCAAATGTATTGTTACTGCTGAAGAGCACAACATTCTAGGTGGTCTTGGCGAAAGCGTTTCTAGAGTATTGGCATTACACCATCCAGCTCCACAAGAGTTTGTTGCGGTAAATGACAGTTTTGGAGAATCTGGAACACCAGAGCAATTAATGGATAAATACAAATTGAACAATCAAGCGATTGTTGAAGCTGTAGAAAGAGTTATTAAAAGAAAATAA
- a CDS encoding FKBP-type peptidyl-prolyl cis-trans isomerase, with protein sequence MNKFKYYFILLITTLSLFSCSKNDTATVEPLRDYAIQNTSDMTVIEEYLNTNYITVTNNPGAPDDQDVVFTKIPVGGSQPSVMSYKNNTGFPKLLSKDVVLNNITYNLYYLVLREGVGESPCNVDGVLASYKGNFLEQISTSGVTTLTTTQFEEVKYPQQMLSLFSTIVGWGETFPQFKTGDKPILNADGTVSFTNFGAGVMFIPSGLAYYASGSGTIPAYVPLVFSFKLYEIQRLDQDGDGIPSYLEDINGDRYVRALATGVVNPDDTDGDGIANFVDVDDDGDNYTTKLEIKNPATGIAYPFASIPTCTSGKKNYLDPTCHP encoded by the coding sequence ATGAACAAATTTAAGTATTATTTTATTCTATTAATTACAACTCTCTCTTTATTTTCATGTTCGAAGAATGATACTGCTACGGTTGAACCACTTAGAGATTATGCAATACAAAATACTTCTGATATGACCGTCATAGAAGAATATCTAAATACCAACTATATTACCGTTACAAATAATCCTGGCGCTCCTGATGATCAGGATGTAGTATTTACAAAGATTCCTGTTGGAGGAAGTCAACCATCTGTTATGTCTTATAAAAACAACACTGGTTTTCCTAAACTTTTGAGTAAAGATGTAGTTCTTAATAATATTACTTATAACTTATATTATTTAGTTTTGAGAGAAGGGGTAGGAGAATCACCTTGTAATGTTGACGGTGTGTTAGCATCGTACAAGGGAAATTTTTTAGAGCAAATTTCTACCTCGGGTGTTACAACACTGACTACAACTCAATTTGAAGAAGTTAAGTATCCACAACAAATGTTGAGTTTATTCAGTACCATAGTAGGATGGGGGGAAACTTTTCCACAATTTAAAACGGGAGACAAACCTATTTTAAACGCAGATGGAACGGTATCTTTTACTAATTTCGGAGCTGGAGTAATGTTCATTCCTTCAGGATTAGCCTATTATGCCTCTGGAAGTGGAACGATACCGGCTTATGTTCCTTTGGTATTCAGTTTTAAATTATACGAAATTCAACGTTTGGATCAAGATGGTGATGGAATTCCATCTTATCTAGAAGATATAAACGGAGATCGTTATGTAAGAGCTTTAGCTACTGGCGTTGTAAATCCCGATGATACTGATGGAGATGGTATTGCGAACTTTGTTGATGTTGATGATGATGGCGACAATTATACAACTAAATTAGAAATTAAAAATCCAGCAACAGGAATAGCTTATCCATTTGCAAGTATTCCAACTTGTACTTCAGGAAAGAAAAATTATTTAGATCCTACTTGTCATCCATAA
- a CDS encoding RNA-binding S4 domain-containing protein: MRIDKYLWCMRYYKTRNMVTEACKKNHVTVNGLVAKPSKEVFPTDKITFRKDQITQIITVLDIPENRVGAKLVDIYRKNETPSEAYAHLELLKLSKEHYRKNGTGRPTKKDRRDIDEFGNEIKTDEED; this comes from the coding sequence ATGAGAATAGATAAATATTTATGGTGCATGCGGTATTACAAAACCAGAAATATGGTTACGGAAGCTTGCAAAAAGAACCATGTTACCGTAAATGGGCTTGTTGCCAAACCCTCTAAGGAGGTTTTTCCTACTGATAAAATCACATTCAGGAAAGACCAAATCACACAAATCATCACCGTACTGGATATTCCGGAAAATCGGGTTGGTGCTAAACTTGTCGACATTTATCGAAAAAACGAAACGCCTTCCGAAGCCTATGCTCATTTAGAATTATTAAAATTATCGAAAGAGCATTATCGAAAAAATGGAACGGGAAGACCGACCAAAAAAGATCGAAGAGATATTGACGAATTTGGAAACGAAATTAAAACTGATGAAGAAGATTAA
- a CDS encoding phosphoribosyltransferase domain-containing protein has protein sequence MNKNIILTNQEIEHKIKRIAYQIYETFVDEKEIVIAGIATNGFTFAKKIAQALETISSLKVSLCEVQINKQNPELPIHTSLDKEQYANKGLILVDDVLNSGTTLIYAVRHFIDVPLKKFKTAVLVDRNHKKYPVKADFKGISLSTSLLEHVQVVFDEDGNSYAYLS, from the coding sequence ATGAACAAAAATATCATCTTAACGAATCAAGAAATTGAACACAAAATAAAAAGGATTGCTTACCAAATCTACGAAACATTTGTAGACGAGAAAGAAATAGTCATTGCAGGAATTGCAACTAACGGCTTTACTTTTGCCAAAAAGATTGCACAAGCTTTAGAAACCATTTCTTCACTTAAAGTTTCGCTTTGCGAAGTTCAAATTAACAAACAAAATCCCGAATTACCCATTCACACCTCATTAGACAAAGAACAATATGCTAATAAAGGTTTGATACTTGTGGATGATGTTTTAAACTCCGGTACCACATTAATTTATGCAGTAAGACATTTCATAGACGTTCCTTTGAAAAAATTCAAAACTGCTGTCCTTGTTGACAGAAATCACAAGAAGTACCCTGTGAAAGCTGATTTTAAAGGAATATCTCTTTCTACATCCTTACTGGAGCATGTTCAAGTCGTTTTTGACGAAGACGGAAACAGTTATGCTTATTTAAGCTAA
- a CDS encoding shikimate kinase: MRKIILLGYMGCGKSTIAKTLSKIIGMPFVDLDKYIEDKTNLSINAIFEKHGEIYFRKLEHTSFLELLNSSEPIIIGLGGGTPCYANNHELLKGENVLSLYLRASIETLFNRLSLNKSKRPLIAHKSDEEMKEFIAMHLFERSFYYNQAQYKVNVDDKTIDQVVLDIVSILA, encoded by the coding sequence ATGAGAAAAATTATATTATTAGGCTATATGGGTTGCGGGAAGTCCACTATTGCTAAAACGCTATCAAAAATCATCGGAATGCCGTTTGTCGATCTGGATAAATATATCGAAGACAAAACAAATTTGTCTATAAATGCGATTTTCGAAAAGCATGGCGAAATTTATTTTCGAAAACTGGAACATACGTCTTTCCTAGAATTATTGAATTCTTCTGAGCCTATTATAATTGGATTGGGTGGCGGAACGCCTTGTTATGCCAATAATCACGAGTTGTTAAAAGGTGAAAATGTATTGTCCTTGTATTTGAGAGCATCCATAGAGACTTTGTTCAACAGATTGTCCCTTAATAAAAGCAAAAGACCCCTTATTGCCCATAAAAGTGATGAGGAAATGAAGGAGTTTATTGCGATGCATCTTTTCGAAAGAAGTTTTTACTACAATCAGGCACAATATAAAGTGAATGTTGATGATAAAACAATTGATCAGGTAGTACTTGATATTGTTAGTATCTTAGCTTAA
- a CDS encoding CusA/CzcA family heavy metal efflux RND transporter — MLNKIIEFSIKNKLIIGLFTVALIGYGCYQFTKLPIDAVPDITDNQVQVITSAPSLGATDIERLITFPIEQANSNIPGLKEIRSFSRFGLSVVTIVFDDATDVYWARQQVTERLSAVKDQIPKGIGSPTLAPVTTGLGEIYQYVVRAKPGFEKKYDVTELRTIQDWIVRRQLLGVEGVAEVSSFGGKLKQFEIAIDPNKLQSFNITIADVFTALEKNNQNTGGAYIEKGPKVLYIRSEGLISTIENIKDIAIKNTTTGSPLFIRDVADVRIGSAIRYGAMTYNGKGEVSGAVVMMLKGANSNIVIKNIKERIAQIRKTLPEGVIVEPFLDRTKMVNNSISTVGKNLIEGALIVLFVLIFFLGNVRAGLIVASVIPLAMLFAVILMNLFGVSGNLMSLGALDFGLIVDGAVIIVEACLFSLHSKKNGEITQNQMDGVVLETSTRMRNVAVFGELIILIVYIPIFTLRGIEGKMFLPMAQTIAFALFGAFVLSLTYIPMMTSLFLSKKITHKQNFSDRMMEKLENFYQPLLTKALGIPRIIIGTTLALFVLAIVTLSFMGGEFMPSLEEGDFAVETRVLPGSNLQTSMTAISQGAKILLDKFPEVQKVVGKTGSSEVPTDPMPIDASDMMVILKDKSEWTSASTFDELSAKMAKELEAVPGVSYGFQYPVQMRFNELMTSARQDVVCKIYGENLDTLALYATKLGKIVHTVEGTSDLYVETVTGMPQIVIEYDRPAIAQYDLNIEDINRIVNTAFAGQSTGLIYEDEKRFDLVVRLAGEKRQDLADVQNLLIPAPNGVQIPLSQLAKVAITEGPNQIQREDAKRRIVVGFNVRGRDVQSIVKELQEKVATKINFPAGYYPTYGGAFENLNAAKDRLLIAVPISLILIFILLYFAFKSVQQGLLIYSAIPLSMIGGIFFLAMRGMPFSISAGVGFIALFGVAVLNGLVLIAEFNRIKKSGETDLKAIVLQGTKIRLRPVLMTALVASLGFLPMALSNGSGAEVQKPLATVVIGGLIVATFLTLFVLPILYIMFEKGIKLKTEKIKSITTILAIGLFFIFQNGTAQEKITLEKAIETALSNNVKIKNGKLNSAYLQKMTKTGYDIPDTGIIGEYGQFNSAMNDMKIGISQNIKFPTVYKRQKQLLVEEAKMGQWNEDLQRKELTNQVTTVFYEIIYLQEKEKLLQKSDSIFSEFLRKSMLRFEKGESNILEKATAENQSGQIKLQLKEIQSDYKMFQLQFNYLLNAETDFIPFAPIFKMEYNGSEDERTITDHPSVKLKEQEVKNNIALVSLEKSKRLPEFIGGVYWQSFKTNTSFQDSNTGIYGQFGIALPLFNSAIPNKQKAFEINTQIAENSLINEKLKLQNQYQELLNEYKKDKETVLYYENQALKNVDLITNAANKKFINGDINYLEWVMLINQNTAIQSNYIEAVRKENQTIIILLNLISK; from the coding sequence ATGCTGAATAAAATCATAGAATTTTCTATAAAAAACAAACTCATCATCGGGCTATTTACAGTTGCTCTTATTGGTTACGGTTGTTATCAATTTACAAAATTACCCATCGATGCCGTTCCGGATATTACCGATAATCAGGTGCAGGTAATCACTTCTGCACCATCGTTGGGCGCAACCGATATTGAGAGACTAATAACATTTCCAATCGAGCAAGCGAATAGTAATATTCCTGGATTAAAAGAAATTCGTAGTTTTTCACGTTTCGGATTGTCAGTTGTAACCATTGTCTTTGATGATGCAACTGATGTGTATTGGGCAAGGCAACAAGTAACCGAAAGATTAAGTGCTGTAAAAGACCAAATTCCAAAAGGTATTGGTTCACCTACATTAGCGCCTGTAACTACTGGTCTGGGGGAAATCTATCAATATGTGGTAAGAGCCAAACCTGGCTTCGAGAAAAAATATGATGTAACAGAGTTACGAACCATTCAAGATTGGATTGTTCGCCGCCAATTATTAGGAGTTGAAGGAGTTGCGGAGGTAAGCAGTTTTGGTGGAAAATTAAAGCAATTTGAAATTGCCATAGACCCAAATAAATTACAATCCTTTAATATTACTATTGCGGATGTTTTCACCGCTTTAGAAAAAAACAATCAAAATACAGGCGGTGCTTATATCGAAAAAGGACCAAAGGTTTTATACATCCGAAGTGAAGGATTAATTAGTACGATTGAAAACATAAAAGATATTGCTATTAAAAATACCACTACCGGTAGCCCTTTATTTATTCGCGATGTTGCAGATGTTCGTATTGGAAGTGCCATTCGTTACGGAGCAATGACCTACAACGGCAAAGGAGAAGTTTCGGGCGCGGTCGTTATGATGCTGAAAGGCGCAAATAGTAATATTGTCATAAAAAACATTAAAGAACGAATTGCACAAATTCGAAAGACCCTACCTGAAGGCGTGATTGTGGAACCCTTTTTAGACCGAACAAAAATGGTCAACAATTCCATTTCAACTGTTGGAAAAAACTTAATCGAAGGCGCATTAATTGTGCTTTTTGTCCTAATCTTCTTTTTAGGAAATGTAAGAGCAGGATTAATCGTTGCTTCGGTTATTCCGTTAGCGATGTTGTTTGCAGTTATCCTGATGAATTTATTTGGCGTAAGCGGAAATTTAATGAGTTTAGGTGCATTAGATTTTGGGCTAATTGTGGATGGCGCTGTAATTATTGTGGAAGCCTGTTTGTTTAGTTTACACAGTAAGAAGAATGGAGAAATAACTCAAAATCAAATGGATGGTGTGGTTCTAGAAACGTCAACAAGAATGCGGAATGTAGCCGTTTTTGGCGAATTAATAATTTTGATTGTTTACATTCCAATTTTCACGTTACGCGGTATTGAAGGCAAAATGTTTTTACCAATGGCACAAACCATCGCTTTTGCTTTGTTCGGTGCTTTTGTTTTGTCACTGACTTACATTCCAATGATGACTTCTTTATTTTTAAGTAAAAAAATTACACACAAACAAAATTTCTCCGATAGAATGATGGAAAAATTAGAAAATTTCTATCAACCTCTTTTAACTAAAGCATTGGGAATTCCAAGAATTATAATAGGAACAACATTAGCTTTATTCGTTTTAGCTATCGTTACACTTTCGTTTATGGGTGGCGAGTTTATGCCGTCACTCGAAGAAGGGGATTTTGCGGTAGAAACAAGGGTTTTACCGGGTAGTAATTTACAAACTTCAATGACGGCAATTTCCCAAGGTGCCAAAATATTATTGGATAAATTCCCAGAAGTACAAAAAGTAGTGGGTAAAACTGGTAGCAGTGAAGTCCCAACCGACCCAATGCCTATCGACGCCAGTGATATGATGGTAATTTTGAAAGACAAAAGTGAATGGACATCAGCATCCACCTTCGATGAATTATCAGCAAAAATGGCCAAAGAACTCGAAGCAGTCCCCGGTGTTTCCTATGGATTTCAATATCCAGTTCAAATGCGCTTTAACGAATTAATGACAAGTGCAAGACAAGATGTAGTCTGTAAAATATATGGTGAAAATTTAGATACATTGGCTTTATATGCTACTAAATTAGGAAAGATCGTCCATACCGTTGAAGGCACTTCTGACCTTTATGTCGAGACGGTTACGGGAATGCCTCAAATTGTAATTGAATACGATCGTCCTGCCATTGCACAATATGATTTAAACATTGAAGACATTAATCGAATAGTCAACACTGCATTTGCAGGACAAAGCACAGGATTAATTTACGAAGATGAAAAGCGATTTGATTTAGTGGTTCGCTTGGCAGGAGAAAAAAGACAAGACTTGGCAGATGTTCAAAATTTATTAATTCCTGCGCCAAACGGTGTACAAATTCCATTATCACAGTTGGCAAAAGTTGCAATTACTGAAGGACCAAATCAAATACAAAGAGAAGATGCCAAACGTAGAATTGTGGTTGGTTTTAATGTTCGTGGTCGTGATGTACAAAGTATCGTAAAAGAATTGCAAGAAAAAGTTGCCACAAAAATAAATTTCCCCGCGGGTTACTATCCTACTTATGGTGGTGCTTTTGAAAATCTAAATGCCGCAAAAGACCGACTGCTAATTGCAGTTCCCATTTCGCTAATCTTAATTTTTATTCTTTTGTACTTTGCCTTTAAATCGGTACAACAAGGACTATTGATCTATTCGGCTATTCCGTTGTCAATGATTGGAGGAATATTCTTTTTGGCAATGCGAGGAATGCCATTTAGTATTAGTGCCGGCGTTGGTTTTATTGCCTTATTTGGAGTTGCCGTTTTGAATGGTTTGGTTTTAATTGCCGAATTTAATCGCATCAAAAAATCAGGAGAGACTGATTTAAAAGCAATTGTTTTACAAGGGACTAAAATACGTTTACGACCGGTTCTTATGACAGCTCTTGTGGCCTCACTTGGTTTTTTGCCAATGGCATTGAGCAATGGTTCCGGTGCCGAGGTACAAAAACCATTGGCAACAGTCGTAATTGGCGGATTGATTGTCGCCACTTTCTTAACCTTATTTGTTTTACCAATTTTATATATTATGTTCGAAAAAGGAATAAAATTAAAAACAGAGAAGATAAAATCCATTACAACAATACTAGCAATTGGGTTATTTTTCATTTTTCAAAATGGAACTGCACAAGAAAAAATTACATTAGAGAAGGCCATTGAAACCGCGCTTTCAAATAATGTAAAAATCAAAAATGGAAAGCTAAATTCAGCCTATCTACAAAAAATGACCAAAACGGGCTATGATATTCCAGATACAGGAATTATTGGAGAATATGGACAGTTTAACAGTGCTATGAATGATATGAAAATCGGAATTTCACAAAACATAAAATTCCCGACGGTTTATAAAAGACAAAAACAGCTTTTAGTGGAAGAGGCTAAAATGGGACAGTGGAATGAAGATTTGCAGCGAAAGGAATTGACAAATCAAGTTACAACCGTATTTTATGAAATAATTTATCTACAGGAAAAAGAAAAATTACTGCAAAAAAGTGATAGTATTTTTTCTGAATTTTTACGAAAATCGATGCTTCGTTTCGAAAAAGGAGAAAGCAACATTTTAGAAAAAGCAACTGCCGAAAATCAATCGGGACAAATAAAACTGCAGTTGAAGGAAATACAAAGCGATTATAAAATGTTTCAATTGCAGTTCAACTATTTGTTAAATGCAGAGACCGATTTTATCCCTTTTGCCCCTATTTTCAAAATGGAATATAATGGAAGTGAGGATGAAAGAACAATTACAGATCATCCGAGTGTAAAATTAAAAGAGCAAGAAGTCAAAAACAATATAGCGCTCGTCTCTTTAGAAAAATCGAAAAGATTACCTGAATTTATTGGCGGTGTTTATTGGCAATCTTTTAAAACCAATACTAGCTTTCAAGATAGTAACACCGGAATTTACGGTCAGTTTGGAATTGCTTTGCCTTTATTTAATTCGGCTATACCGAACAAGCAAAAGGCCTTCGAAATAAATACTCAAATCGCGGAAAATAGTTTAATTAATGAAAAATTAAAACTGCAAAATCAGTATCAGGAATTGCTTAATGAATATAAAAAGGACAAAGAAACCGTATTGTACTATGAAAATCAGGCCTTGAAAAATGTGGATTTGATAACCAATGCGGCCAATAAGAAATTCATTAATGGCGACATCAATTATCTGGAATGGGTAATGCTAATCAATCAAAACACAGCAATTCAAAGCAATTATATTGAAGCGGTCAGAAAAGAAAATCAAACCATCATTATTTTACTGAATTTAATATCAAAATAA
- a CDS encoding efflux RND transporter periplasmic adaptor subunit, with amino-acid sequence MTSKIITSVRLLGSGHEHKKNNIKMVSKHLFITITAVLILSSCGNKKTESEVEAKPTTENTTTLSDAQLKNAGIQTGKIEKKEISATLKLNGKIDVPPQNLVSISVPMGGYLKNTKLLEGMYVNKGQVLCVVEDQQYIQLQEDYLLAKAKIGYAKAEFERQKELNQSKASSDKVYQQAQAEYNSLSVIVQSYGEKLKFAGINPNNVSTKSISKSINIYSPISGYVSKVNVNIGKYVSPSDILFEIVNPTDIHLALTVFEKDINKLTIGQSLVAYTNTNPSKTYPCKIILIGQDFSENKSTIIHCHFTNYDKALLPGMYMNAEIELNSQLSNVLPSDAVVNFENKNYIFVAKGNKQFEMKEVNTGNTENGFTELIANDDLKGKNIVIKGAYAILMKIKNVED; translated from the coding sequence ATGACATCAAAGATTATTACATCCGTTCGCCTTTTAGGCTCGGGTCACGAACACAAAAAAAACAATATTAAAATGGTAAGTAAACATCTATTTATAACAATTACGGCCGTTTTAATTCTTTCTTCTTGTGGAAATAAAAAAACAGAAAGCGAAGTTGAAGCCAAACCAACCACCGAGAACACGACGACACTAAGCGATGCGCAACTAAAAAATGCTGGTATTCAAACTGGAAAAATAGAGAAAAAAGAAATATCGGCAACGCTAAAGTTAAACGGAAAAATCGACGTGCCACCACAAAATTTAGTTTCCATTAGTGTACCAATGGGTGGTTATCTGAAAAACACCAAATTACTCGAAGGAATGTATGTGAATAAGGGTCAGGTATTGTGCGTAGTTGAAGACCAACAATACATTCAATTGCAGGAAGATTATCTCTTGGCGAAAGCAAAAATTGGCTATGCCAAAGCAGAATTTGAAAGACAAAAAGAACTCAATCAAAGCAAAGCCAGCAGCGACAAGGTCTATCAACAAGCACAAGCCGAATACAATTCACTTTCGGTGATAGTGCAATCCTATGGAGAGAAACTAAAATTTGCAGGGATTAATCCGAATAATGTTTCGACGAAATCCATTTCAAAAAGCATCAATATTTATTCACCAATAAGCGGATATGTTTCTAAAGTCAATGTAAATATTGGTAAATATGTTAGCCCGAGTGATATTCTTTTTGAAATTGTAAATCCAACAGACATCCATTTAGCACTAACCGTTTTTGAAAAAGACATTAATAAATTAACTATTGGGCAATCCCTTGTTGCTTATACGAACACAAATCCTAGCAAAACTTATCCGTGTAAAATTATTCTAATAGGTCAGGACTTTTCTGAGAATAAAAGTACCATAATACACTGTCATTTTACAAATTATGACAAAGCTCTATTGCCAGGAATGTATATGAATGCCGAAATAGAATTAAACAGCCAACTTTCTAATGTCTTACCATCGGATGCCGTTGTGAATTTTGAAAATAAAAATTACATTTTTGTTGCTAAAGGAAATAAGCAATTTGAAATGAAAGAAGTGAACACGGGAAATACCGAAAATGGTTTTACTGAACTTATTGCAAACGACGATCTTAAAGGTAAAAATATTGTGATAAAAGGGGCGTACGCCATTTTGATGAAAATAAAAAATGTAGAAGATTAA